In Odocoileus virginianus isolate 20LAN1187 ecotype Illinois chromosome X, Ovbor_1.2, whole genome shotgun sequence, the genomic window TCACTTTAACTTCACGGAAAATGGCCATGAGTGTAGTATAACTGGAGTGATCAACAACTACAATCGAGCCCTTTCTGATATGCTCTTTTATGTTAATAAATATGGCCACAGCACTAACGAGATTGGCTTTTGCCTCTTTCTGGTTAAAGATGAGTTTTAACGCTGCTAATGATTCTGTATTGGTCATATCTCTGGCTGCAGTTGGATTTTCAGACATATTCAAAAGTACTTTCAAAACAAGATTTCTAGTTTTACGATTTCCGAGGGACAGTAAATGGAAAAGCTCTGAAAAGTAATTGGCAACAATGTGATGATGGTTAGAATCAGTAGTCAGTTGTCCTAGTATCTTTAATCCAGACTGCTGTCCAGGTGAATTCAAGGGAAAAGATATGGTTTCTTTACACATATGCTTAACATGTAATTCAACCTTGCGTTGTCTTTCATCCCCAGAGGGGGGATTCAGGGTAATGAcagctttttttctcatttcagaggaaggaaaactgagCAAGCTTTCAATAAGTGTCACTACACCCACCTCATTAATGAACTCTTGAGCAAATGGATGAACATTAATGATCCCCATTGCAATTTGAGCTATTTTATGAATGAGAGGATCAGTAGTTGACTTAAGTAAGGTAATAAGTCTTTCAAACTCCTCAGAATCCATGTAGCATTCCATCTTGCAAGGGCAAGCAAATGGCTTAATCCCATTCACCTCCCTGATCCTGATTTGGCGCCTAATTTCCTCTATGGTCTGGATGCAAGGGTCAGAACCAAATGGGAACTCAGAGACAGGCTGTGAGCTAGAGGGAGTGCTTCTAGAAGGGCATGCTGCCGCTGTTGCCACAGGCGAAGAACGGGTATTTTCCTCAGCAGAGGCCAGGACAACATATGAAGGCGGCTTTTTCTCAAATGTGACTTGGGATCTAAAGCCTAACACTGCTGGAGTTACGGCAGGAGCTTTGGGCCATATAGTTACCTCAGACCAGTCCTTGGGCCtatctttttcattaatttcatcCACAGGCTGAGGTTTAATTATCCTGCTCACAGGTCTAGGGTTAGGATCAAAACTAGTTTCATCTCCGTCCCAAAACCAGCTCCCAATAacgttctcctcctcctcctccttctcctcctcagcTCCTAGCCTAGCCTTACAGCTGGTCCCAGCCAGAGGCTCCAACTTCTCAGCACAGGATGGGGGACCAGTATCAGCTTTACCTTCATCTTTAGCACTGAAATGTTTACCAATCTCTTCTCCATTCCAGAACCAGGAACCAACATTGGCCTCTTCTCCAGCCCCAAACCAGGTATTAATACGAGTCTTATCTTTACATGTAAACCTGGACTCAGCAGTAGCCTGAGCCGCAGAACAAAATCGAGCTGCTCTAACAGCCTCATCTTCAGCTTTGGGACGGACATCTAGCAGATGTTCTTTCATCTCAGTAACAACCTTGTTCTTAGACGCTGCCTTCACCACTGCCACTGCATCTGCCCGAGGCCCTGCCTTGGTTATAGCTTTGGTCTGGGTCTTGGCTGCACCAGTagcctccctctttccttcagcTGATCTGACTGTATCAGTGGCCTCCCTTTTTCCTTCAGCTTCTACAACTGcccttttttcagtttttgtcttctttttattctcattctTTCTATTCCTATTCCTTCTACTCTTAGCTCCAGCCATAGCTGAAGCCCAGTTATATAGATAGCTCTACACAGTCTTGGGCTTGGTTCTCAATATGTCTTGGGTCAGTGTCTTAATATTCTTTTACTAGGTTGAAGGTGATGATCTTCTGTCACTCGAAAGCCACCACAGCTAGCACTGGAGATAGACCTGAGGTGGAAGAAGAAAACGAGCTTTCAGTCTCTTCCAACTGCATTTTTTCTATGCAGAAAGTCACACAGAATGTGAGAGTACAGATGGACTGTCTTGTAAGAGTAGAATAGTAGAAAAAGTTTTTTACCTAATTTTATCCCTATCATAGTCCCATTAATGCCCAACAATGCCCTGTCCaaacacttttcttttctctgcatcaAATAGGAACAGAGATGATGAGAAAGTTTGGTGAAAGTGAGCAAGACTAAGGGGTATAGCCCATTTGGAATATACCACTATACTCTACAGGTCTATCCTGGTATGCCTCACACCAACCTGCACGGATATGGTGgaattttctcctcttctcttgcTTCTGGTGTTGATAAGGCCTATAGCCAACTCACAGGTGGACCTATGAACAAAAACACAGAAGGGATTGGAACTTTAAGCATCTGGTAGACAGATATGGGCTTCTAAATCCAATACATGTCTTTCTAAATCTAGAGCTTTGTTTCTGGCCTCCTTGATCCTCTTCCATGTTATCCTTCTCCACTTCATGGTTATCTATCAATTGCCCTATAGGCACAACTGTGTCTTATCCCATCCCCATTTCCTATACATAAATGTGAGGGCAAAGGTGTGTGGGAAGTTGGGATACAATGGCTTCAAGATATGATCTGCTCTTACTTGTCAATAGCAATTCCCACTCCCAATCAATGAAGGTGCTCATGCTCACATTCACCTTGGATTCAAATGAATAGCTTTGGTCCTCTTTCCTAATCAAGTTCAAAGAGAACAGCTACCTGCAGATTTCTACAGGACTCTAAAAAGAACAAACctatgaaagacaaaaaaataggaaagaaaacagaagagactgAGATGACCTAACACCCATCACAAGTGTTACAACACACGCTTCTATATATACAAGGCCATGAAAAATGTCTCCCATCTCTCTGCTCTTCCCAAGTGATCTCCCATCCACTCCCCTGCTAGAGACCTGCAGCTTGTCTAATCACACCGCCCAACTCTAAAGTCAGTCATTTTCCTAGCAGAGGCTACATATCCTCCCTTGAACAAAAATATGAGATGCAAGAGTGGGTAGTGGAACATAGGCAACTGTATTTAGAAGGCAGGCAGTGAAGATAATGGGAGCTATCACTTCAATACCATCCTGCATGCCGTggccttttccccttccccacacATACATAGGTCCTACCTCATTCACCACCTATGCCagccaggccacacagcaggtgTTTTCAGGAGATGCTATCTTTACCACTACAAAACAGTCCACTAGCTGAAGAGTCACACCCTGCATAAAAAGGAGGGACATTCAGTAAAACACCAAAACAGTATGTTGACAATGGTATAAGAATATCAGGTTAATGAACAGATTCCCAAAATTCAGGTCCTAAAATGTCCTTCTGAAGACTCaaggaataagtaaataaacGTCTCTCACCTTCTAGAAATTGATACCCACTCCCAGTAAGTCCAAAAAATCTGTGGGACTGCTTCTCCACCAAAATGAGAGGGGCTCTGAAGGGAAAATGGGTTTGGGTTTCCAGAACCAGAAACTGAACGGGCAGACTGACTTCATGTGTTCTAAACTGACCCTGCAGAAAATTTTCCTCTATTCTGAAGAGCCATTCCCACACTTCAACATATTCAAGTGCGCTAGGATGTTCAGAAACCGGGTTCCAAACGAGAAATGTGGATTAATACATTGTTTATTTATATGGATTCTTCCTGTGAAAGCCTACGGACTCCTCACCATGTCATCTGATTGCATTTGACACGTGCAAGAGCTAAATACGGAAGGCAATTAAACAGTCGTATTAAGAAGCAACAAATTTGTCATTTTGGTGTCTTCATAATCTACGCGCTCAGTTCCCCTTCCATTGAAGTCGCCAGATCAACTGCGCAGACAGGAGACTGACATCAAAGAGATGCCTGTGGGAAGGGACCGCACCCGGCACGAGGGGTCTAACAGGCCCCTTGGCAGAATCATAGCCCGGGCTGCTCCAGTCCCGGCTCCAGCGGCCTCCCTAGAGCCCCCACTCGGGCTCCCTCCGCCATTTCGCCCATAGCAGGTTCCCGCACAGCCCTCTCCCCGCACAGGCACCGTCGAGGGCGGGGCACAGTCATCCGGCAAGCCCGCCAGGGACTAGTCCGCGCCGTACACCTCCCCAGCATCCGAGGGAGCCCCTGCGGCCAAGACCCGGCCCCGGCCGCGCCGGTGGCCGCCTTCTCAGCGCCAGTGGTCTCCCGGCGCTAAGGAGCTCTCTAAGGGTTCAGCTCCGACAATCTCGAGTCCCCGTCCTCAGGCTGCCAAGGACAGGCTGTGAGCTGGTCGTCGCCCCGCGACACCCTCACTTGCCTTCGCAGGCGCAAGGTCTCGGTGGTCGGCCTCCCCACTCCAGTCGCAGCTCCTCTCTCGCTTCCCACGGCTCACCGTGCGGGCAAAATGGCAAAGGGGGCTCCCGCCCCCCGCGCCGCTGTGTCAAATCCGGCAGGGCCTGCACAGGTTGCGGTGCCGACCGCTCCCAGCGTGAGTATTGGGAAGGGGGGCGGAGGGATACCGCACGAATAGACTAGACGCCCCCTCCCAGGCCCACCTTAGTTCCGACCCAGAGGGGGCGTGGCCTGGAAGAACGCCAGCCTGAGGGGCGGGGCCACGCCATAAGGCCCGCCAGCCTTCCGCCACCCTGCGCCGCCCTCCTTGCGGTGACCACCTCCACGCTTCTGGCCCGGCAGCTTTAGAGTGGTCGCGGGCCGGGGCTGGGAGGGTCGCGAAGGGTCGCACTGCAGGGAGCAGCGGATGGATACAGGCCGCcccgcagtgtgtgtgtgtgtgtctgaaccCGCAGACTGTTCGGTGTccgccccctcccttcccccatcacGCCAGCCATCCTTCTTGGGCGCGGGTGGCAGGGGGGCTGCTTTCACCTTCAGGGGCCGCGAGCtggaggaaagtgggagggggcGCCGTGGAGGCCGAGCCCCCGCCCCTCTTCTAAGGGAGGGCAGCCCCTGATAGACCCCTGGCTGAGGAGACAAACCACTTGTCTGCGCcagtgtcttcattctttctgccacACTGCTGTTGTCTCAGTCGCTGTGGTGGCACACTTTACCATTTCACTGTCCCCACAGTTGCCCAGGAAAGAGGACCTTTGCTTGACAGGACCCGCACCTGCTCAGACAATCCTCTTTCTCACTCCACAGCCAGGGGTCAGGCACCATGTAGGGGCAGTCCTGGCTCCTCTTCCTGGCTCCTGTCACGTCTTCTTTTGCAGGGGATTCCAAGGGCTCATCATCTTTGGCAGGGTAGGAATATGCCAAGGATTAGAACCAACTGGGATCTCACAGGCTTGCCATTCACACCAGTCTAGTTTTATCTACTATGGCTATTAACATATTAATCATAGGGAATCCAGAagaatagtactgatgaacctatttaagagaagaaatggagatgcagacacagagaatgaacttgtggatgCAGTGAGGGAAGGAAAGGCTAGGGCAAATTGAGAatgtagcattgacatatatacactatcaggTGTAAAATAGCTAGCAGGAAGCTACTGTATAAcaaacacagggagcccagcctggtgctctgtgatgacctagaggggtggaaggtGTGAATTTGGGGAagcctcaagagggaggggatatatatagtaaatatataacatatataattataactgATTGGTGATGATATAGTACAGAGAcaaccacaatattataaagaaattatccttcaattaaaaaaccaAGTTAATCATGTTTATTTAAATTGCCGGTTTGATAATCCCCAAATCTGAGCCTGGTTCTGATGCTTTGTATCCTTAAACAACgctttttcttgccttttagTACATCTTGTAATTTGTGTTGAAAGTTGGATGATGGTACTAAGAACTGAGGTAAACCGACTTTTAGTAGCAGTTGGGCTGTGCATAATGTTTGCTGTAACTGTAGGTGCCAGTCTTCAAATTACCCTAGCCtctatttttgtctttcctcttaactttgggcttccctaattATATCTTGCAGAGAAAGTCTGCATTTGCAACTCTTTCAGCTGCACTTCACTGTTACTGTACTGGAGGCCTGTTAGCATGTGGAGGAGAGGAAGTGTTCTATAATCTTACGTTTAAATTCCAGTCTTTTGTGGGCCTGCGCCTCTTGATTCTGCCCTTCACAAGTGTTTTCTTTAGTGTCATTCTTCTCCTTACAGGAGAATGGAAGGTTAGAGTGGGCTGGATATAAGGAATGCCTTTCCCTTAGCTGGGATAATGTTCTGAGAGTCTTTTTCACTGGGGAGTAGCCCTTTGTTATGGATAAGACTGGGGAGTGTATTTCTTGAGTGTACACTTCCCCTCCCACTGCCAGAGCCCTGAGATCTTTCTGGTATCTTCACTATGAGTTCCTAGAGGTAAAGTCCACTGCAGGTCCCTTAGGGGTTTCTCGTTCTCATACTATTCCACCCTCAGTCTCCAGCAGTTTGTAAAAATTCCCACTTAAGTGTTCTTCCCTGTTTACGTCTCTAGCAGTTTCTGCTTTATGTAGAGAGATATAGGCTGTGACTCTCCGATTTGTCTTTTCTCCAGAATTTGGGGTGGTCATCTGCCTTTTGACCTCAGTTCTATGATGGTTCTAAGTCACTGATTCTCAGTTTGTTCAGAGTTTTTCTTGTAAGTACAGGACTTCTAAGCTCTTTGCATGTCAGAACTGAAAGTGTGGCCTAGGGATTTTAACAGGGTAACTAAAGATCAGTGAACACagctttcattctcttcttttcagctgAACTTCAGATCTGGAAATAAAGTTGCTCTTGAAAACCTAGCTGCTCCATGAATATTCACTCTTTTCTCTCCCAAGTATAGAAAATTTACATGACTCTCTGAACTTGGCATCTTAGCCCCCAGATTCTTAATGTGGAGTGCAGATTAGAATTCAGACTTCCTGAATCAAAGATCTGGTGAGGTCTGAACATCTGTGACTTAACCCCTGGAGAAAAGCATCTctgttaccaccaccaccataaagaGGCGATGCACTGCACTACTAGGTGCTTTTGTAGATTAGAGTAGTGAGTAAGCTCTGTagtgagtgatagtcactcagtcatgtccaactctttgcaacctcatggactgtacaggttcctctgtccgtggaattctccaggcaagaatattggagtgggttgctgtttccttctccagggcatcttcctgacccagggatcaaagatctcttgcactgcaggcagattcgttaccatctgagccaccaggaaagcctactATTAAAGAGACATTTCCAAGTATAAAGACAGGTCATcttaaaaagtatcagcagataAAGCCTTGACTTTATCTTATAATCTATAGACAATATGTTAGAATATGTAATGAATCCATAcaccttttccaaaggaatacTAGAGACAGAAGTAGCAATAAAGTTATACATGACAACCATcatcagatgaaataatttagatgaagctTGTTTCTCTCGAAGAGAGGGGACTGGGCAAGTGGTCATGAAGGAACTACAATGTGCTTTTAACtttgtataaaaaataatgttcagttcCATGCTGGTGAACATAGTTCTATTTTTGCCACATAAATCTTCTACTTCAAATTACTGTCTGAATGCTTTACTAAAACTCTGCTCCTGGCCTTTGTTTTGGAAACTGTTACTTTCGTTGCCACCTGCTGACCACTGTCCTCTGAAGCTTCTATTTCTTTCACACTGTCCCCTGACACCTTGGTTACCTTTGTGTTGTCCCCTGAAGCTTTGACCACCTTCCCGCTGTCCCCAGAAGTTGTGATATCCTTCCCGTGGTCCTTCTAGCTCTGGTTGCTCTGTGGCCAGAGAAAGCTGCCAGTGCTGTGACTCATGCCACTTTCCCTGAACTTCTGTTACTGATGCAGTAGGGATATCAAAGCAAACACCCTGCTTTCCTTTGAGAAAGACCATTCCCTTCACTTTGTAATCAATATCCTCACTCAGTTACTCTTTAAGTTCTTTCCAAGCATAACTAATGTTTGGCatttcaaacatttcaaaaagCCCTGTAAGCACTTTCTAAAAGGAGGCTGCAGAGTAGAGTAGAGACTCTTTCCTGCGGGCTCTACTCTGGGACATGGCCAGACTGCAGATATATGCAGTCCAAAGCGTGAGTAGAGACTTTACCACTAACTATTTGTGTCACTTTGGAAAAGGTACTTAATGTTTCTATAACTCAGTTATCCTTCCAAGGTGATTGGTAATTACTTTACAGGATTCTTGTATATACTAACTGAGGAGCTATCTAATATTCTGAAATATCTGCAAGTATCAAGTCTTTCTAgttccttttaaaattgtgatcTAGTCATATTATGGGGTGGGCTGGGAAAAGCAGTAAGAGTAGATGAGATCTCCCTGGTGGCTTTTAGAGGTCATAATTGCTAAGACATTGCCATTATGCTCTTTCTCACTGTAATGTTGGTGCTCTGTATATTCTGTGTTGCTTAACATAATCCTTTACTATATTAAAAGAACATCACTTTTACATAAATATCTCTGCTTCCTCCTTATAGTGATGTACCACAAGGAAGCTGATCCCAATTCCAGAGGTGAGTCTGCTTGGTCTAGGGATAATTCATCCCCTTGGTACTCTGGAATGGGTGGTGATGTAACGCTGCTCAATGAGAAGTGAAGAGAAGATTGCAGAAGAATTTCTGAGGAAAGTGTCCTCACTCATAAGAAAAGGCCATCAGTAATGatgtcttcttttcttccttggaaAGTTGCTTGACTCCTTGCACATATCAAGTTTCCAGCCTTAGGATGGAAGCTGATATTGTTAGTGGcagatgaaagagatgggaaaaaagCTGCGTTTTTAGCTGAATCAAACAATCATCAAGACTGCCCTACCTCAGTACTTCCAACCAGTGAGTAATAAATGTCCTTATTAGTTAGAGTTAAACTCCTATTCCGTAGAACAACCCTAAATGTACTGTATGTTCAAGCACAAAATAATGTTTCAATGAGTAACAGTTTGTGACCTTTGTTTGTTGGTAAGCctctgctgggagggattgggggcagaaggagaaggggacgacagaggatgagatggttggatggcatcaccaacttgatggacatgagtttgagtaaactccaggagttggtgatagactgggaggcctggcatgctgcgattcatggggttgcaaagagttggacacgactgagcgactgaactgaactgaagcctcttacactgttggtgggaatgcaaactagtacagccactatggagaacaatgtggagattccttaaaaaactggaaatagaactgccatatgacccagcaatcccactgctgggcatacacactgaggaaaccagaattgaaagagacacgtgtaccccagtgttcatcgcagcactgtttataattgccaggacatggaagcaaactagatgtctatcagcagatgaatggataagaaagttgtggtacatatacacaatggaatattactcagctattgaaaagcatacatttgaatcagttctaatgaggtggatgaaactggagcctaatatacagagtgaagtaagtcagaaagaaaaacaccaatacagtatattaacgcatatatatgaaatttagaaagatggtaataatgaccctatatgtgagatagtaaaagagaaacagatgtaaagaacagactttgggactctgtgggagaaggcgagggtgggatgatttgagagaatagcactgaagcatgtatatcatcatatgtgaaatagatcaccagtccaggttcaatgcatgagacagggtactcaaggctggtgcactgggatgaccctgagggatgggatggggagggaggtgggaggggggttcaggatggggaacacatgtacacccatggctgattcatgtcaatgtatggcaaaaaccactacaatactgtaaagttcTTCCTCTATGCTATCTGTCCATCAACACTAGTTCTGTCTTATTCATAAAAATAGGCTCCAGTGCAtgatataaagaaacaaatgttaaaataGGGGTGAATAAAATACTGTGTAAGTACACAGGATGGAGGAATTACTTCCTATGAAGGGACAAAGAGTAAGGGTGAGAGTTTCAGAAAGACTTCAAACAGGTCCTAGCATTTGAGTTGAGCCTAAAAGGATGGCTCTGTTTCCCACAGGCAGAGAAAGAGCATGAGGATATTGAAGACTGAGAGAACAACCTGGGGAAATGCACAAAAGTAGTAACGTACAGAGAACAGTTGGGTTGGAAACGGAAGACAGTCCAATGCAGCTAGAGTACAGGCAAAGCGGAGCACAGCTTAGAGTGGGTGAGGCACGAGTGAGTGCctccttaaattatgtctttatttcattctaGTTCTAGCCCAGACTTGGAAGAATGTGTTGGAAATGGAGATGGAAAGGTAGAACTGTATGGGAGAATTGCACAGGGCCTTGAAACCCTCCATTGGGAGCCTGGTAGAATTTTCTAGATGAGATCCCACTGAAGGTTGCGTTTTTGAAACGGGGTAGAGCAGAGGATCAGTTTTGATAGATGGATTGTCATCTGTCCTATATCTTCCATTCATGATAGGACAGATGACAATTCCACTCTAATTTTATGCCCAGGCAGCAACGCTGTAGGTCAAGTGACATCTGAATGGGTCCTGATATTTATTACATGAGATAACCCATAATATTTATCCAGAAAGGAGGTAGAAACAAAAGGGCCACATATGTGTTGAAGTATTTACTTCAACTACACTCCCAGTAAAAAAACTGAGGGATGATCTAGCCTTTATAAGTGCTACCCAAGGAGTGATCAGAACAGAGATAATCATCTTcatgcataaacacacacacctccacacctcacacttccctgtcctttgacTGAGATTGAAAAAATCCACAGGCGTGAGTTAGTTAAGTATCTGCACTGGGATGCATGTGGGACTTAGAGGTAGGACTTAGGGCTGAACCGCCCTGTGAAGTTTTCCAAATACAAATGCACCGTATGCACCGTGTGAAGTTTCCCTAACAGAAAATAAAGGCTGAAGAAgttttgataagaaaaaaaaatagaaaaagaactttaaaaatcatctaaATTGTAGATGTATGCCACAAAAACATAGGCTGCTTTTTTCACCCAATTTAACTTGTTTCTGCATGATGCATAGGATCAGTGTCGGTTTGTAGACATGAATCGAGAGATGGCTGCTAAAAATAGGAGTGTGTGACACTTTTTTTTAcatcatcagttctttgacaccaACTACCCTGAGTTAGAGGCAGACTCCACAGGTTTAAGAGTGCAGTCTCCAATAATACTGTCCCCGTTTGAGATCAGATGCCAGTTACAAGTCCTGGAGTACCACCCACACTTTTGACTGACCAGTAATAAATTCAAGGGTTCCCATGACCCCctcaaaaaggtcttaatgacccacataaccacaatgatgtggtcactcacctagagtcagacatcctggagtgtgaagtcaagtgagccttaggaagcattgctatgaacaaagctagtggagatgatggaattccagctgagccctaaattcaaatcctaaaataggatgctgttaaaatgctgcactcaatttgccgGCAAATTTGGAGAACTTAGCCATTGACAcgggactgggaaaggtcagttttcactccagtcccaaagaagggcaataccaaagaatgttcagactaccatacaattgcattcatttcacatgctagcaaggtaatgctcaaaatccttcaaagtgaaagaaaagtgaaagtgctagtcactcagttgtgttcaactctttgtgatcccatagactgtagccgaccaggctcctctgtccatgtaattctccaggaaagaacactggagtggattgccatttccttctccaggggatctttccaacccagggattgaacccgggtcacctgcattgcagacagatcctttacttactgagccaccagggaagacctaaaatccttcaagctagacttcaaagGTACATGAAACGAGAAGGGCCAGATGTACAacgtggatttagaaaaggcagaggaaccagagatcaaattgccaacatctgacagaaaaagcaagggaagtccagaaaaacatctacttctgcttcattggtaTATGCTAAAGtcttgtgtggatcacaacaaactgtggaaaattcttaaagaaataggaataccagaccactttacctgcctcctgagaaacctgtatgcaggacaagaagcaacagttagaaccagacatggcaaTGAACTGGtcgaaaattgggaaaggagtacaccaaggctgtatattgtcaccctgcttatttaacgccTATGCAGAGTAGATAATGTGAAATGCTAAGCAggaggaatcacaagctagaatcaagatttccaggagaaatattaacaacctcagttatgcacatgataaccactctaatggcagaaagtgaagaagaactaaagagcctccagataagggtgaaaaagaagagtgaaaaagctagattaaaattcaaaaaacaaggtcatgacatctggtcccattaattacttcatggcaaatagggggaaagtggaagcagtgacagattttattttccggGGCTGAAAATTACTgcggatgttgactgcagccaggaaattaaaagacacttgcttcttcaaaagaaagctatgacaaacccagacagcatatcaAAGAg contains:
- the GPRASP3 gene encoding G protein-coupled receptor associated sorting protein 3, which translates into the protein MAGAKSRRNRNRKNENKKKTKTEKRAVVEAEGKREATDTVRSAEGKREATGAAKTQTKAITKAGPRADAVAVVKAASKNKVVTEMKEHLLDVRPKAEDEAVRAARFCSAAQATAESRFTCKDKTRINTWFGAGEEANVGSWFWNGEEIGKHFSAKDEGKADTGPPSCAEKLEPLAGTSCKARLGAEEEKEEEEENVIGSWFWDGDETSFDPNPRPVSRIIKPQPVDEINEKDRPKDWSEVTIWPKAPAVTPAVLGFRSQVTFEKKPPSYVVLASAEENTRSSPVATAAACPSRSTPSSSQPVSEFPFGSDPCIQTIEEIRRQIRIREVNGIKPFACPCKMECYMDSEEFERLITLLKSTTDPLIHKIAQIAMGIINVHPFAQEFINEVGVVTLIESLLSFPSSEMRKKAVITLNPPSGDERQRKVELHVKHMCKETISFPLNSPGQQSGLKILGQLTTDSNHHHIVANYFSELFHLLSLGNRKTRNLVLKVLLNMSENPTAARDMTNTESLAALKLIFNQKEAKANLVSAVAIFINIKEHIRKGSIVVVDHSSYTTLMAIFREVKVIIETM